A DNA window from Sphingomonas profundi contains the following coding sequences:
- a CDS encoding type-F conjugative transfer system secretin TraK: MTAGPAADLPAADTTFTVADDVQWSDINLKPFSFATIAAALALAGSPAWAEQFRQTADNAQVDCVVSARELTRISLIADAFASVSKITTGYPYNDFTVTNEPVRGDIYISVPDGFAPGRVIFFATSKKGFVYKFTCKVAGDEAEQIFVSNPAIAGDRAQSWEAKSTPRDAAVRLIQAMATSAVPDGFQVRQVASPPTRLGDLSVRLIAEYRGGRLTGKVLRIDNRAAKAVVIDPATVAPNGSLAISIGTAELAPKGATTMYLVQDAGAGE, translated from the coding sequence ATGACCGCCGGACCAGCTGCCGATCTGCCTGCTGCGGATACGACTTTTACTGTCGCTGACGACGTCCAATGGAGCGACATCAACCTGAAGCCGTTCAGCTTCGCGACCATCGCCGCTGCCTTGGCGCTCGCTGGTTCGCCGGCGTGGGCCGAGCAGTTTCGTCAGACTGCGGACAATGCGCAGGTCGACTGCGTCGTCTCGGCCCGCGAGCTCACCCGCATCAGCCTCATCGCGGATGCCTTCGCCAGCGTCAGCAAGATCACGACCGGCTACCCCTATAATGACTTCACTGTCACCAACGAGCCGGTCCGCGGTGACATCTATATCTCGGTGCCGGACGGCTTCGCGCCCGGCCGGGTGATCTTCTTCGCCACGAGCAAGAAGGGCTTCGTCTACAAATTCACCTGCAAGGTGGCTGGCGATGAGGCGGAGCAGATCTTCGTCTCGAACCCCGCGATCGCCGGCGATCGCGCGCAAAGCTGGGAAGCGAAATCCACGCCCCGCGATGCCGCCGTCCGCCTGATCCAGGCGATGGCGACGAGTGCTGTGCCCGATGGCTTCCAGGTCCGGCAGGTTGCGAGCCCGCCGACGCGGCTCGGTGATCTCAGCGTGCGCCTGATCGCCGAATATCGCGGGGGACGGCTGACCGGCAAGGTGCTGCGGATCGACAACCGCGCCGCCAAGGCGGTCGTCATCGACCCGGCCACCGTGGCGCCGAACGGCAGTCTCGCGATCAGTATCGGCACGGCCGAACTCGCGCCTAAGGGTGCGACGACGATGTATCTCGTCCAGGATGCGGGAGCGGGCGAATGA
- a CDS encoding type IV conjugative transfer system protein TraE, which yields MLSDIAHQRGQALLRQRKILLVAAAASFLTNLALVSALSTRDREVILQPISSRPLAISSSGVSADYLELVTRDVALMLLNRSPAGLDYWMEQILKLADPASYGALKAELVKIVTEQRGSDLSQAFVITGMTVDPKALSSTVEGDLKTFVGGQVIASETKRFRFGWSYVGLRLSLTSFALISQNKEAFR from the coding sequence ATGCTATCCGATATCGCGCATCAGCGCGGCCAAGCACTGCTGCGGCAGCGCAAGATCCTGCTCGTCGCCGCCGCGGCGTCGTTCCTGACCAACCTCGCATTGGTCTCGGCGCTGAGCACCCGCGACCGCGAGGTGATCCTGCAGCCGATCTCGTCACGGCCGCTGGCGATCAGCTCGTCGGGCGTGTCGGCCGACTATCTCGAGCTCGTCACCCGCGACGTCGCGCTGATGCTGCTCAATCGGTCCCCGGCCGGTCTCGACTATTGGATGGAGCAGATCCTGAAGCTCGCTGATCCCGCCTCCTACGGCGCGCTCAAGGCCGAGTTGGTCAAGATCGTCACCGAGCAGCGCGGCTCGGACCTGAGCCAAGCCTTTGTGATCACGGGAATGACGGTCGATCCCAAGGCGCTGTCCTCCACGGTCGAGGGTGACCTCAAGACCTTCGTCGGGGGCCAGGTCATCGCCAGCGAGACGAAACGCTTCCGCTTCGGCTGGAGCTACGTGGGCTTGCGCCTCTCGCTCACCAGCTTCGCGCTCATTTCCCAGAATAAGGAGGCGTTTCGATGA
- the traL gene encoding type IV conjugative transfer system protein TraL — protein MSDKYFIPRRLDDPELIGLWTLDEFIGLAAPFAWGILSQHILLGILGAGGVWFALRKAKAGRATSWVIHAAYWYLGAGFVRLRATPPSHCRRLAG, from the coding sequence ATGTCGGACAAGTATTTCATTCCCCGGCGGCTCGACGATCCCGAGCTCATTGGTCTCTGGACCCTTGATGAATTCATCGGTCTCGCAGCGCCGTTCGCCTGGGGAATCCTCTCCCAGCACATCCTGTTGGGCATCCTGGGCGCCGGGGGCGTCTGGTTCGCGCTGCGAAAGGCAAAAGCAGGGCGCGCCACCTCCTGGGTCATCCACGCGGCCTACTGGTATCTGGGAGCGGGCTTCGTCCGGCTTCGCGCCACTCCGCCCTCCCATTGCCGTCGGCTCGCCGGCTGA
- a CDS encoding TrbC/VirB2 family protein, with translation MLTMKLPLTRARLGRASDYVVPAAALLLCASAAYAGADTTFGPALTKFTDFLEGSGGKIIAVLSLAGGLIGMASGRFTLAQVAVPVAVGIGVGTGVPIVTSTVTALI, from the coding sequence ATGCTGACCATGAAGCTCCCGCTGACCCGAGCCCGGCTCGGCCGTGCCAGCGACTATGTCGTACCCGCGGCCGCATTGCTGCTCTGTGCCAGCGCCGCTTATGCCGGCGCCGACACCACCTTCGGCCCGGCGCTGACGAAATTTACTGACTTCCTCGAAGGCTCGGGCGGGAAAATCATCGCCGTCCTCAGCCTCGCCGGCGGCCTGATCGGCATGGCGTCGGGCCGCTTCACGCTGGCGCAGGTGGCGGTGCCCGTTGCGGTCGGCATCGGCGTCGGCACCGGCGTACCCATCGTCACCTCCACCGTCACCGCACTCATCTGA
- a CDS encoding helix-turn-helix domain-containing protein yields MSTTADPPPFTTAPLHAVVADLVEESGVSQRDLVARVGLSKDQLNRTLKGTRHMSLEEAATILHETGLPARGTLTLALFGRQDLATDWARSGSAAFLETMIAALPDALTAEIGEIRDRIDPRWGAQAARFVAQRIAHHIHDIIEREERLGSFQPAGG; encoded by the coding sequence GTGTCCACCACCGCCGATCCGCCCCCCTTCACCACGGCGCCGTTGCACGCCGTCGTCGCCGACCTCGTTGAGGAAAGCGGCGTCAGCCAGCGCGATCTGGTCGCGCGCGTCGGGCTCTCGAAAGATCAACTCAACCGGACTCTCAAGGGCACGCGCCACATGAGCCTGGAAGAGGCCGCAACCATCCTGCACGAGACCGGTCTGCCGGCACGCGGCACGCTGACGCTTGCCTTATTTGGTCGCCAGGATCTCGCGACCGACTGGGCGCGCTCCGGATCGGCCGCGTTTCTCGAGACGATGATCGCCGCCCTGCCCGATGCGCTTACGGCCGAGATCGGTGAAATTCGGGACCGGATCGATCCGAGGTGGGGCGCGCAGGCGGCGCGCTTCGTCGCGCAGCGCATCGCGCACCACATCCACGATATAATCGAGCGCGAGGAGCGGCTCGGAAGTTTTCAGCCCGCTGGCGGGTGA
- a CDS encoding sensor histidine kinase codes for MTFADAMLDKEAQRIAAVRRYDVLDTPPNGAFDRITALAARRFGVPISIISIVDEDRIWFKSHHGLSAQQIDRGPGLCASAILANDPYLLPDASLDPRSLANPLVAGDFGLRFYAGIPLTTSDGYNLGTLCVIDKEPRPIDESQIEDLKDLASIVIDHLEMRLSAQHAVSQAKLMAREIDHRVMNSLQFVSGLLAMQSRTPDVGPAASHLQLAANRVAAVAQVHRHFYADEADEASCIAFLRRLCEDLATILGRLIVVHGDDGKVPTTWIQPIGLLVNELVTNAAKHGAGRIDVTYAHEAGEHRIVVCDQGEGLPADFDPAAAAKSLGMRVVTSLARQLGGTLSAADRSDAKGSCFTVRFTGSA; via the coding sequence ATGACATTCGCCGACGCCATGCTGGACAAGGAAGCGCAGCGGATTGCGGCCGTCAGGCGCTACGATGTGCTGGACACGCCGCCTAATGGAGCCTTCGACCGGATCACAGCGCTCGCCGCGCGGCGCTTCGGTGTCCCGATCTCGATCATCAGCATCGTCGACGAGGACCGCATCTGGTTCAAGTCGCACCACGGACTGTCCGCCCAGCAGATCGATCGCGGTCCCGGTCTGTGCGCATCGGCGATCCTGGCCAACGACCCGTATCTGCTGCCGGACGCGAGCCTCGATCCGCGATCGCTCGCCAATCCGTTGGTCGCCGGCGACTTCGGCTTGCGCTTCTACGCCGGCATCCCGCTCACCACGAGCGACGGCTACAATCTTGGCACTCTCTGCGTAATCGACAAGGAGCCGCGGCCGATAGACGAGAGCCAGATCGAAGACCTCAAGGATCTCGCCTCGATCGTGATCGACCATTTGGAGATGCGCCTCTCGGCGCAACACGCGGTCAGTCAGGCCAAGCTGATGGCGAGGGAGATCGACCATCGCGTCATGAACAGCCTGCAGTTCGTCTCCGGGTTGCTGGCGATGCAGAGCCGCACGCCCGACGTCGGCCCAGCTGCATCCCACCTCCAGTTGGCGGCAAACCGGGTGGCGGCTGTCGCCCAGGTCCACCGCCACTTCTACGCCGACGAGGCTGACGAGGCATCGTGCATCGCCTTCCTGCGGCGGCTGTGCGAGGATCTTGCGACAATCCTGGGCCGATTGATCGTCGTGCATGGCGACGATGGCAAGGTTCCGACGACGTGGATCCAGCCGATCGGCCTGCTCGTCAACGAACTAGTGACGAACGCCGCGAAACACGGCGCCGGTCGTATTGACGTCACCTACGCCCACGAAGCGGGCGAACACCGCATCGTCGTGTGCGACCAAGGCGAAGGCTTGCCCGCCGACTTCGATCCCGCCGCCGCCGCCAAGAGCCTCGGCATGCGTGTAGTTACCTCACTGGCGCGGCAGCTTGGCGGAACGCTGTCGGCCGCCGACCGATCGGATGCGAAGGGTTCCTGCTTCACCGTGAGGTTTACGGGCAGCGCCTGA
- a CDS encoding response regulator, translating into MLIIEDETLIAMIIQDLLEEGGATSVDFAVTQDEAVSAAIAHRPAFMTSDVKLLEGTGPLAVAEIHRLLGPVPVIFITATPEDCRPCDPSERIFRKPINRDEIIRVFHEMTLD; encoded by the coding sequence GTGCTGATTATCGAGGACGAGACGCTGATTGCGATGATCATACAGGATCTGCTCGAGGAAGGCGGTGCCACGTCGGTCGATTTTGCCGTAACACAGGACGAAGCCGTCTCGGCCGCGATCGCGCATCGTCCAGCGTTCATGACTTCAGACGTGAAGTTGCTGGAGGGCACCGGCCCCCTCGCCGTCGCCGAGATCCACCGCCTCCTTGGTCCGGTTCCGGTGATCTTCATAACCGCGACCCCGGAAGATTGCAGACCATGCGATCCGTCAGAACGAATTTTCCGAAAACCGATCAATCGCGACGAGATCATCCGGGTGTTCCACGAAATGACACTCGACTGA
- a CDS encoding 4-(cytidine 5'-diphospho)-2-C-methyl-D-erythritol kinase has protein sequence MDEPGTVEETAFAKINLALHVRHRRPDGYHALETLFAFAADGDRLTAAPADGLELTVTGPFAAALAGDDPADNLVLRAAVALRDAFGVTAGAALRLDKRLPVASGIGGGSADAAAALRALAALWTLPADDPRLGEIAGRLGADVPACLASRPVRGTARGDVLAPVDEAGLAGMPLLLANPRAPLSTAAVFAGWDGHDRGALAEGDPLAAALAGRNDLEPPARALVPAIDAVLARLGEAAGVRLARMSGSGATCFALFGTTAECAAAARSIADRQPGWWLLETRLR, from the coding sequence ATGGACGAACCGGGCACCGTCGAGGAGACGGCCTTCGCCAAGATCAATCTCGCTTTGCACGTCCGCCATCGCCGGCCGGACGGCTATCACGCGCTGGAGACGCTGTTCGCCTTCGCCGCCGACGGCGACCGGCTGACGGCGGCGCCCGCCGACGGGCTTGAGCTGACCGTGACCGGCCCGTTCGCGGCGGCGCTGGCCGGGGACGATCCGGCCGACAATCTCGTGCTGCGCGCGGCGGTGGCGCTGCGCGACGCGTTCGGCGTGACGGCGGGCGCGGCCCTGCGGCTGGACAAGCGGCTGCCGGTCGCATCCGGCATCGGCGGCGGATCGGCCGATGCGGCGGCGGCGCTGCGGGCGCTGGCGGCCCTGTGGACGCTGCCGGCCGACGACCCGCGGCTGGGCGAGATCGCCGGGCGGCTCGGCGCGGACGTGCCGGCCTGCCTCGCCTCGCGGCCGGTGCGCGGCACGGCGCGGGGCGACGTGCTGGCGCCGGTCGACGAGGCGGGCCTCGCCGGCATGCCGCTGCTGCTGGCGAACCCGCGCGCGCCGCTCTCCACAGCGGCGGTGTTCGCCGGTTGGGACGGGCATGATCGCGGCGCGCTGGCGGAGGGCGATCCGCTGGCGGCGGCGCTGGCCGGGCGCAATGACCTGGAGCCGCCGGCACGCGCGCTGGTGCCGGCGATCGACGCCGTGCTCGCGCGGCTGGGCGAGGCGGCCGGAGTGCGGCTGGCGCGCATGTCCGGATCCGGCGCGACGTGCTTCGCGCTGTTCGGCACGACGGCCGAGTGCGCCGCGGCGGCGCGCTCAATCGCTGACCGGCAGCCCGGCTGGTGGTTGCTGGAGACGCGGCTGCGCTGA
- a CDS encoding tetratricopeptide repeat protein has product MRAYGLGLIAVALIASAGEAAVREEAGSPYARYMRARAADAAGRTEAAARGYAAVLAESPDDTVLALRTFRQAIAAGDRPLAVRTARMLDAKGLLPSDGRLLLLSEAVLLSDWKGATQAIDRIEAEGVYGFAVPVLRAWIAQSSKSGDPVAALDAAQRGGAIAIAYAAEHRALIALATGRTADGVAAIRAQAGGLGGRAVRLRLAAAAILAKRGDRAGAQALLAGDDTALTAARRLLAAGRPLPGAITDAAGGIAELLARTAIDINRERVTPVSLTLARLSTFLAPENAETWLVTSEILSAAEQYDAALAAVAEVKPTDPFAEAARFARVQLLVRRGETDKALGEALVEAKAPDATAEDWVRVGQLQNELEHHAEAADAFGRALALNDAAGNKDRWSLLLQRGGALDRAGDWPQAKALLEEAVRIAPDQASALNYLGYAQLERRINLPAAEQLIERASRLRPDDAAITDSLGWTYFLRGDVPKAIATLEAAVASEPSEPTINEHLGDAYWTIGRRYEARYAWRAALVFAEEKDAARIRAKIDTGWSQAVAAP; this is encoded by the coding sequence ATGCGGGCTTATGGTCTCGGGCTGATCGCCGTGGCGCTGATCGCGTCCGCCGGCGAGGCGGCGGTACGCGAGGAGGCGGGTTCGCCCTATGCGCGCTACATGCGGGCGCGGGCGGCGGACGCTGCCGGCCGTACCGAAGCGGCGGCGCGCGGCTATGCGGCGGTGCTGGCCGAATCTCCGGACGATACGGTGCTGGCGTTGCGCACCTTCCGCCAGGCGATCGCGGCCGGCGACAGGCCGCTCGCGGTCCGCACCGCGCGCATGCTCGACGCCAAGGGGCTGCTGCCGTCCGACGGGCGGCTGCTGCTGCTGAGCGAGGCGGTGCTGCTCTCCGACTGGAAAGGCGCGACGCAGGCTATCGACCGGATCGAGGCGGAGGGCGTCTACGGCTTCGCGGTGCCGGTGCTGCGCGCCTGGATCGCCCAGAGCAGCAAGAGCGGCGACCCGGTGGCGGCGCTGGATGCGGCGCAGCGCGGCGGCGCCATCGCCATCGCCTATGCGGCCGAGCATCGCGCGCTGATCGCGCTGGCCACGGGGCGGACGGCCGACGGCGTCGCGGCGATCCGCGCGCAGGCGGGCGGGCTCGGCGGGCGGGCGGTGCGGCTGCGGCTGGCGGCCGCGGCGATCCTGGCGAAGCGCGGCGACCGCGCGGGCGCGCAGGCGCTGCTCGCCGGCGACGATACCGCCCTCACCGCCGCGCGCCGGCTGCTGGCGGCGGGCCGGCCGCTGCCCGGCGCGATCACCGATGCGGCGGGCGGCATCGCCGAGCTGCTGGCACGCACCGCGATCGACATCAATCGCGAGCGGGTGACGCCGGTGTCGCTAACCCTGGCGCGGCTCTCCACCTTCCTCGCGCCCGAAAATGCCGAGACGTGGCTGGTGACGAGCGAGATACTGAGCGCGGCCGAGCAATATGATGCGGCGCTGGCCGCGGTGGCCGAGGTGAAGCCGACCGATCCCTTCGCCGAGGCGGCCCGCTTCGCCCGCGTGCAGCTGCTGGTGCGGCGCGGCGAGACCGACAAGGCGCTGGGCGAGGCACTCGTCGAGGCTAAGGCGCCGGACGCGACGGCCGAGGATTGGGTGCGCGTGGGCCAGCTGCAGAACGAGCTGGAGCATCATGCCGAGGCGGCCGATGCCTTTGGCCGCGCGCTGGCGCTGAACGACGCGGCCGGCAACAAGGATCGCTGGTCGCTGCTGCTGCAGCGCGGCGGCGCGCTGGACCGCGCCGGCGACTGGCCGCAGGCCAAGGCGCTGCTGGAGGAGGCCGTGCGGATCGCGCCGGACCAGGCATCCGCGCTCAACTACCTCGGCTACGCGCAGCTGGAGCGGCGGATCAACCTGCCGGCGGCCGAGCAGCTGATCGAGCGGGCGAGCCGGCTGCGGCCGGACGATGCGGCGATCACCGATTCGCTCGGCTGGACCTATTTCCTGCGCGGTGACGTGCCGAAGGCGATCGCGACCCTGGAGGCGGCGGTCGCCTCCGAACCCTCCGAGCCGACGATCAACGAGCATCTGGGCGACGCCTACTGGACGATCGGCCGCCGTTACGAGGCGCGCTACGCCTGGCGCGCGGCGCTGGTGTTCGCCGAGGAGAAGGATGCCGCGCGCATCCGCGCCAAGATCGATACCGGGTGGAGCCAGGCGGTGGCGGCGCCCTGA
- a CDS encoding electron transfer flavoprotein-ubiquinone oxidoreductase — translation MSTRESMAYDVVIVGAGPAGLSAAIRLKQLAAETDTEISVCVLEKGSEVGAHILSGAVIDPKALDELIPDWREQDCPLTVPVVENHHWMLTDRKKIALPHAVMPRFMNNKGTYTGSLGNLCRWLGGQAEALGVEIFPGFAAAEILFDDKGLVKGVATGDMGVARDGTHKPDYMPGMELHAKYTFFAEGVRGHLTKELKRIFDLEAECQPQVYGLGIKELWDIPADKHVPGRVIHTQGWPLDNDTVGGGFLYHQANNQVALGFVVGLGYRNPHLSPFEEFQRWKQHPEIRAILEGGRRISYGARAINEGGWQSVPKLTFPGGALIGCSAGFVNVPRIKGTHTAMKSGMLAAEAAYAAVTGGREGDELTRYSETLHDSWIATELKVVRNAEPAVAKFGQTVGTGIAYVDMMMRTFKIGLPFTFKHHRDSEQLYRKDMVKPIRYPKPDGVISFDRLSSVFLSNTNHEEDQPIHLTLKDASVPVDVNLALYDSPEQRYCPAGVYEIVGQEAGDPRLQINAQNCVHCKTCDIKDPTQNINWVVPEGGGGPNYPNM, via the coding sequence ATGAGTACGCGCGAATCGATGGCATATGACGTCGTTATCGTCGGTGCCGGACCTGCGGGCCTCTCCGCGGCGATTCGGTTGAAGCAGCTGGCGGCGGAGACAGACACCGAGATTTCCGTCTGCGTGCTGGAGAAGGGATCGGAGGTGGGCGCTCACATCCTGTCCGGCGCGGTGATCGATCCCAAGGCGCTGGACGAGCTGATCCCGGACTGGCGCGAGCAGGACTGCCCGCTCACGGTGCCGGTGGTGGAGAACCACCACTGGATGCTGACCGATCGCAAGAAGATCGCGCTGCCGCACGCGGTGATGCCGCGCTTCATGAACAACAAGGGCACCTATACGGGCTCGCTAGGCAATCTCTGCCGCTGGCTGGGCGGGCAGGCCGAGGCTTTGGGCGTGGAGATCTTCCCCGGCTTCGCCGCCGCCGAGATCCTGTTCGACGACAAGGGCTTGGTGAAGGGCGTCGCCACCGGCGACATGGGCGTGGCGCGCGACGGCACCCACAAGCCGGACTACATGCCCGGCATGGAGTTGCACGCCAAATACACCTTCTTCGCCGAAGGCGTACGCGGCCATCTGACGAAGGAGCTGAAGCGCATCTTCGACCTGGAAGCGGAGTGCCAGCCGCAGGTGTACGGCCTGGGCATCAAGGAATTGTGGGACATCCCGGCCGACAAGCACGTGCCGGGCCGGGTGATCCACACCCAGGGCTGGCCGCTGGACAATGATACGGTGGGCGGCGGCTTCCTCTACCACCAGGCCAACAACCAGGTGGCGCTTGGCTTCGTCGTGGGCCTGGGCTACCGCAACCCGCATCTCTCGCCGTTCGAGGAGTTCCAGCGCTGGAAGCAGCATCCGGAGATCCGCGCGATCCTGGAGGGCGGCCGGCGCATCAGCTACGGCGCGCGGGCGATCAACGAGGGCGGCTGGCAGAGCGTGCCGAAGCTGACCTTCCCGGGCGGCGCGCTGATCGGCTGCTCGGCCGGCTTCGTCAACGTGCCGCGCATCAAGGGCACGCACACGGCGATGAAATCGGGCATGCTGGCGGCCGAGGCGGCTTATGCGGCGGTGACGGGCGGGCGCGAGGGCGACGAGCTGACGCGCTATTCCGAGACGCTGCACGACAGCTGGATCGCCACCGAGCTGAAGGTGGTGCGCAACGCCGAGCCGGCCGTCGCCAAGTTCGGCCAGACGGTGGGCACCGGCATCGCCTATGTCGACATGATGATGCGGACCTTCAAGATCGGCCTGCCGTTCACCTTCAAGCATCATCGCGACAGCGAGCAGCTGTACCGCAAGGACATGGTGAAGCCGATCCGCTATCCGAAGCCGGACGGCGTCATCAGCTTCGACCGGCTCTCCTCCGTGTTCCTCTCGAACACCAATCACGAGGAGGACCAGCCGATCCACCTGACCCTGAAGGACGCCTCGGTGCCGGTGGACGTGAACCTGGCGCTCTACGACAGCCCGGAGCAGCGCTACTGCCCGGCGGGCGTGTACGAGATCGTCGGGCAGGAGGCGGGCGATCCGCGGCTGCAGATCAACGCGCAGAACTGCGTCCACTGCAAGACGTGCGACATCAAGGATCCCACCCAGAACATCAATTGGGTGGTGCCCGAGGGCGGCGGCGGGCCGAACTATCCTAACATGTGA
- a CDS encoding uracil-DNA glycosylase family protein, with the protein MNAGDAAEAATSALDWWRLAGVDMVAADTPRNWLARAAAPPPPMVSPAEPADSLPADLAALRLALAALPVAGAGEERLMPEGDPAAGLMLLLDMPDGDDALEGRLLAGPAGRLLDRMLGAIGRDRASVYLATILPARPAGGQLDRVDAAPAIRLAARHVALAAPRALLLCGDGATRALLGTSMLAARGRIHKINHDGGTVPAIATFHPCRLLEQPAQKAGAWADLRLLLGEFG; encoded by the coding sequence TTGAACGCGGGCGACGCGGCCGAAGCGGCGACCAGCGCGCTCGACTGGTGGCGCCTCGCCGGTGTCGACATGGTGGCGGCGGACACGCCGCGCAACTGGCTCGCCCGCGCCGCCGCGCCACCGCCACCGATGGTTTCGCCTGCGGAGCCGGCGGATAGCCTGCCCGCCGATCTCGCCGCCCTGCGCCTCGCTCTCGCCGCCCTGCCGGTCGCGGGCGCCGGCGAGGAGCGGCTGATGCCGGAAGGCGATCCCGCCGCGGGCCTGATGCTGCTGCTCGACATGCCGGACGGTGACGACGCGCTCGAAGGCCGCCTGCTCGCCGGGCCGGCCGGTCGCCTGCTCGATCGCATGCTCGGCGCCATCGGGCGCGATCGCGCCTCCGTCTACCTCGCCACGATCCTGCCGGCGCGTCCGGCCGGCGGCCAGCTGGACCGGGTCGACGCGGCGCCCGCCATCCGCCTCGCCGCCCGCCACGTCGCCCTTGCCGCCCCGCGCGCGCTGCTGCTCTGCGGGGATGGGGCGACGCGCGCGCTGCTCGGCACCTCGATGCTCGCGGCGCGCGGGCGTATACACAAGATTAACCATGACGGGGGCACGGTCCCCGCGATCGCGACCTTCCATCCCTGCCGTCTGCTCGAACAACCGGCGCAGAAGGCTGGGGCCTGGGCGGATCTGCGCCTGTTGCTGGGGGAATTCGGATGA
- a CDS encoding lytic transglycosylase domain-containing protein, with the protein MIRILLTATLLLGTALPALAATPAPLASAVPALLDAKARDDYRAVFAAIRSGDWSAAAARLDALPDGLLTPFARAELFLAKGSPRVEADPLVALLGQAPDLPQAAQLAGLARKRGVETLPDLPAENALKRMSAAPRRQSARSIRSDAAAMALGAQVIPLIKDDRPSDAEGLLIAAEPQLCAEAQTEWQQRIAWSYFLTGDDVSARRLADRARVGLGEWAVQADWVAGLAAWRQKDYDAAGAAFANVAARARDTEMTAAGLFWAARADLAAGHPEKVQARLRTASRLPETFYGLLAGGALGQALPARLDGPQFVAADWSVLSQRRNIRVAAALTEIGEYSLADTALRHQARIGDARDHEALLHLAARLNLPSAQIWLAQNGPAGASMSAGARYPAPAWSPRSGWRVDRSLVFAHALQESQFRADAVSPAGARGLLQLLPGTAQLIDRHRGSSFGSNLNDPQTNIEYGQAYLEELRDGGGTGGLLPKVIAAYNAGPGSVMKWNDRRRDGGDPLLFIESIPFAETRGYVAVVLRNYWMYQRQAGVKSESLRAIAQGMWPKFPGLPGRTAVRLDSIGGVAAAD; encoded by the coding sequence ATGATTCGCATCCTGTTGACGGCCACGCTGCTGCTCGGCACCGCCCTGCCCGCGCTCGCGGCGACGCCCGCACCCCTCGCGTCGGCCGTCCCCGCCTTGCTCGATGCCAAGGCGCGCGACGATTATCGCGCGGTGTTCGCCGCCATCCGCTCCGGTGACTGGAGCGCCGCCGCCGCCCGCCTCGATGCCCTGCCGGACGGTCTCCTCACCCCGTTTGCCCGCGCCGAGCTGTTCCTCGCCAAGGGCTCGCCGCGGGTGGAGGCGGATCCGCTCGTCGCCCTGCTCGGCCAGGCGCCGGATCTGCCGCAGGCCGCCCAGCTCGCCGGCCTCGCTCGCAAGCGCGGGGTCGAGACGCTGCCGGACCTGCCGGCCGAGAACGCGCTCAAGCGGATGAGCGCGGCGCCCCGCCGCCAGTCCGCCCGCTCGATCCGCAGCGATGCCGCCGCCATGGCGCTCGGCGCGCAGGTGATCCCGCTCATCAAGGACGACCGGCCGAGCGACGCGGAGGGGCTGCTGATCGCCGCCGAGCCGCAACTCTGCGCCGAGGCGCAGACGGAGTGGCAGCAGCGCATCGCCTGGTCCTACTTCCTCACCGGCGACGATGTCTCCGCCCGCCGCCTGGCCGATCGCGCCCGCGTGGGGCTGGGCGAGTGGGCGGTGCAGGCGGATTGGGTCGCCGGCCTCGCCGCCTGGCGCCAGAAGGATTATGACGCCGCCGGCGCCGCCTTCGCCAACGTCGCCGCCCGCGCTCGCGATACGGAGATGACGGCCGCCGGCCTGTTCTGGGCCGCCCGCGCCGATCTGGCCGCCGGCCATCCGGAAAAGGTGCAGGCGCGCCTGCGCACCGCCAGCCGCCTGCCCGAGACCTTCTACGGCCTGCTGGCGGGCGGTGCGCTCGGCCAGGCGCTGCCGGCGCGGCTCGACGGCCCGCAGTTCGTCGCGGCGGACTGGTCCGTCCTCTCGCAGCGGCGCAACATCCGCGTCGCCGCCGCCCTCACCGAGATCGGCGAATATTCGCTGGCCGATACCGCCCTGCGCCACCAGGCGCGGATCGGCGACGCCCGCGATCACGAGGCCCTGCTCCACCTCGCCGCCCGCCTGAACCTGCCCTCGGCGCAGATCTGGCTCGCCCAGAACGGCCCGGCCGGCGCCAGCATGTCGGCCGGCGCGCGCTATCCGGCGCCGGCGTGGAGCCCGCGTAGCGGCTGGCGCGTCGACAGGTCGCTCGTCTTCGCCCACGCCCTCCAGGAATCGCAGTTCCGCGCCGATGCGGTGAGCCCGGCCGGCGCGCGCGGCCTGCTACAGCTGCTGCCCGGCACCGCCCAGCTGATCGATCGCCATCGCGGCTCCAGCTTCGGCAGCAACCTCAACGATCCGCAGACGAACATCGAATATGGCCAGGCCTATCTGGAGGAGCTGCGCGACGGCGGCGGCACCGGCGGCCTGCTGCCCAAGGTGATCGCCGCCTACAATGCCGGCCCCGGATCGGTGATGAAGTGGAACGACCGGCGCCGCGACGGCGGCGATCCGCTGCTGTTCATCGAATCCATCCCCTTCGCCGAAACGCGCGGCTACGTCGCCGTCGTGCTGCGCAATTACTGGATGTACCAGCGCCAGGCCGGCGTGAAGTCGGAGAGCCTGCGCGCCATCGCCCAGGGCATGTGGCCCAAATTTCCGGGCCTGCCCGGCCGCACCGCCGTCCGCTTGGACAGCATCGGCGGCGTCGCCGCGGCGGACTGA